The Coleofasciculus chthonoplastes PCC 7420 sequence TAGGGTTAACCCATCCATATCCGGCATCATCACATCCAAGAGAATCGCATCAGGTTGTTCAGTTTGGGCTAACTGTAGTCCTTTCTTGCCGGATTCAGCCGTGATTACTTGCCAGTTGCCAATCGTTTCCAGGCAAGCTTGGATCACTAAGCAAAGATTGGGTTCATCATCAATGACTAGGATACATTTGGTAGACATAAAGGGAACTGAAAATGGGAAACAGAAAACAGGGAATAATCAATTTAAATGTACATCAGCTTACTTTTGAAAGAGGGCGGGTTTTGTTGTTCATTTATCGGTGGGGAGGGCGGGTTTTGTTGGTCATTTATCGGTGGGGAGGGCGGGTTTTGTTGGTCATTTATCGGTAATAAGGGCGGGTTTTGTTGGTCATTTATTGGTGAATAGCGAAATTTAGTCCCTAAACCCGCCCCTACAGATTTGCTAAACCCGCCCCTAAAATTTACTGATTACTTGTTTCCTCCTGATTAATTTTCTCAATTTGACGGGCAAAATGGGTTTCTCGATACTGCAATGATCGCGCTAATTCTAGACCTTTTTGAAAAGCGTCTAAGGCTTGGGAATACTTATTTTGGGCGAGATAAATCTGACCCATTTGATCGTAAGCCTGCATCAACCCATAATAATTGTAGGACTGTTGTTCCACAATAATCAACGTTTCGTACACCTGGAGTGCATAGTCGGGTTGGTCGTAAGATAAATAGAGTTGGGCTAATTTTTCGAGTGCATCACTGGCATAAGCAAATTGTTGTGATGACCAAGCGAGTGCATAAGCTTCTTGGTAGCTTTGAGAGGCTTTCTCAGGTTGATTCAGGGCTTCGTAGTCGGCACCTATCCCAATTTTTAGGGCGGGGATTTGAGTATAATTGTCTTGGTTGAGATAACTGTCCACTAACCGTTCCTTGATCCGCAGGGCATTTTCGGGTTCCTGGGATTGTTTATAAATGTTGAGCAATTCTTGTAGATAGTTAATCTCCGCCACGCGATCGCGCTTTGCTTGAGCTATCGCTAGTAATTCTTCATAAATGGCGGCGGCTTGGGGATAATCAAACCAAGCTAAGTGGAGTTGGGCGATCGTTTCTAAGGTTTCGGCTTGAGTTTCCAGATCACCTTGTTGACGGGCATCGGCTAAAATTTGCTCATAGATAGCTAGGGCATTTCTGGGAACTCGTACCTGTTGATAAGCTTGACCTAATGCACCTAAAAGTTCTGGCTCTAACTCTCCTTCTTCCTCAGCGTTTTGCTGAATTGTTTCTAAGCGTTTAGTAATTAACTGGACTTGAGATTTCGCATTCCGACTCCAGGCAATTTCACCGACGCGCCCTAGGGTTTTGACTTCTTCTAATCGTCCACCCAGAACTCGCCGTAACCGAATTTCTCGATACCAGATATCAAACGCCTCTTCTAGATTTCCCGCCCTCAATTCGGCGGCGGCTTGATTATTCAGTTGATTGAGATCTTCCCTCAGTCGGCGGCGTTCTAAGGGGCTTAAAGAGCGTTCTACGGGGGGATTGGGAAGCAGGGGATCACCAGTGGTATCCAGTTCTAGGGGATTGGGTGGATTTGTTTCAGCGGGTTGGGCTAATGTTGGACTACTTAACCCTAACCAGAGCGCCGCTATGCAAAAGAGTAGTTGAACTTTTCTCATTACTTTAAACTGTATAAGATGCAACACTGTTTTAAGGAGAGCCAGGAAATAAATTTCCGGCTGAAAGCTAAAGTAAGCTAAAGCTTACTACATTAAAGACTTTTAACCCGTTTGAACGGGACGTGAGCTTTTAGCCCATAGACGCAAAGTGGCTTCTCTTCGAGAACTTTAGTTCAGAGCTTAAGTCTGATTAATTA is a genomic window containing:
- a CDS encoding response regulator — its product is MSTKCILVIDDEPNLCLVIQACLETIGNWQVITAESGKKGLQLAQTEQPDAILLDVMMPDMDGLTLLKELRKSPSTKKIPVILLTAKVFNNDITQFDQLDIAGVIAKPFNPITLTKEVTKVLDWS
- a CDS encoding tetratricopeptide repeat protein translates to MRKVQLLFCIAALWLGLSSPTLAQPAETNPPNPLELDTTGDPLLPNPPVERSLSPLERRRLREDLNQLNNQAAAELRAGNLEEAFDIWYREIRLRRVLGGRLEEVKTLGRVGEIAWSRNAKSQVQLITKRLETIQQNAEEEGELEPELLGALGQAYQQVRVPRNALAIYEQILADARQQGDLETQAETLETIAQLHLAWFDYPQAAAIYEELLAIAQAKRDRVAEINYLQELLNIYKQSQEPENALRIKERLVDSYLNQDNYTQIPALKIGIGADYEALNQPEKASQSYQEAYALAWSSQQFAYASDALEKLAQLYLSYDQPDYALQVYETLIIVEQQSYNYYGLMQAYDQMGQIYLAQNKYSQALDAFQKGLELARSLQYRETHFARQIEKINQEETSNQ